Genomic segment of Nitrospirota bacterium:
GACCTCCCCCCGTTTTTTTCAGTCTCGGTTGGCCCCTGTTTTTTCACCTAATCTTACGGCGACAGGAAAATATTTCCCAAAACATATGACGAATAGGAAAATAGTGCCCTGTGATAAGTCCGCGGTAATTTAAGAAGAACCTTAAGTCGCTATTTTTACTTCATTATCAGAGATCCCAGTATTTTCAGATTTATGGCACAACATTTGCGTTAGGCTGGAGTATGCGTCTTTCGTTTGCAGAAAGAGAGAAGGTCTTTATTCGCATTCTGGTTGCGAAGTATTCGGTGATGGAAACTTGTTGTAACGCAAAACTCTGGAGGAAAATATGAACGCTATCCTGGTTCTCATTTTTGTTATCGCCCTGTCATTGTTTTCTTCCACGGTGTTCCGGGATATAGGGTTGGCTATGGTTTTCAATCCCGATGCGCTGATGATTGTTGGCGGGGGCACCATTGTCGCGGTTTTTCTTGGCTTCCCGTTTAAAAGACTAAAAAAAACCTTCTTTGACATCATCGATAGCTTCCGGCCTAAAAGGGACCTGCGGGAAACGACTAAAGACATTCTTGAGGTCGCAAAAATCTATAGAAGAGCAGATATACGGGGGCTGGAACGAAAGATGAAATACGTTAAAGACGACTTTCTAAAAATGGGCATCAACCTTTTAATAAACAATCAAACCAATGAAGAGATTAGAGCCATCATGGAAAGGGGGATGGCCGCCAGAATCATGGACTACAATTTTAGCCAAAACGTGCTGAAGGCCATTGCAAGGCTTACTCCTTCTTTTGGTTTGGCTGGAACGGTGATCAGCCTTATCAAAATGTTTCAAAATATGCAGTCGATCGATTCAATCGCCCCGCAAATGGCCGTCGCGATGATGTCCACTTTTTACGGAGTGATCATCTCGAATCTATTGATGCTGCCTCTTTGCGCAAAATTAGAAGAACGGTCAATCCAGTCCGAGGCAGAGATGTATAGCATGATCGAAGGCATAGAAGCTATAAATAATAAGGATCATCCCCTCAGTATTGAGGATAAGATAAGCGGATATAGCATAACCTGGGACTTGAGCCCGGCGAGGATTAGTGGTGCGTAGGCAAATACGAAAAGCAAAAATAAGGTGCAGCGATTAGGGAAAAGCCTGGTGATAAGGAAACTAGAGTGGAAGAAATTATAAAGGAACGACCGATACCTGTGAGGGTTTCACGGCCGGATCCCTTCAAGAGGCTCGCTGAAAAATCAAAAACCTCCATTGACATGGATAGTAACTGGCTCATTACGCTGAGTGATGTCCTTTCGTTGCTTCTCGTGTTTTTCGTCATGTACATGGTTATAGCAAAAACGACGGTGAAGCCGGCAAATTCGGAAATAAACCAAAACCCCAACGTTCTTTTATCCGATACCGGTGCGCAGATGACAGCCTCCCTATCCCGCGATAATATCCTGGACGAGATGAACTCAGAAATAAAAAATCTGGGCATGGAAAATGATGTGTCAGTTCATGCTGTTGATAAAGAAATTAACATTACCTTGAAGGAAAAAGTCACCTTTAGTCCCGGAGAAGCCGAGACGTTAAAAAGCTCCCAACCGATACTCGACAACATTGCTCAAATCATTCAACGAAATCCATCATTCCTTGTCGAAATAGAGGGACATACGGATAATATCCCGATAAAAACGCTCCTCTTTCCTTCGAATTGGGAATTATCCGTTGCAAGGGCTACG
This window contains:
- a CDS encoding MotA/TolQ/ExbB proton channel family protein; this encodes MNAILVLIFVIALSLFSSTVFRDIGLAMVFNPDALMIVGGGTIVAVFLGFPFKRLKKTFFDIIDSFRPKRDLRETTKDILEVAKIYRRADIRGLERKMKYVKDDFLKMGINLLINNQTNEEIRAIMERGMAARIMDYNFSQNVLKAIARLTPSFGLAGTVISLIKMFQNMQSIDSIAPQMAVAMMSTFYGVIISNLLMLPLCAKLEERSIQSEAEMYSMIEGIEAINNKDHPLSIEDKISGYSITWDLSPARISGA
- a CDS encoding OmpA family protein, whose protein sequence is MEEIIKERPIPVRVSRPDPFKRLAEKSKTSIDMDSNWLITLSDVLSLLLVFFVMYMVIAKTTVKPANSEINQNPNVLLSDTGAQMTASLSRDNILDEMNSEIKNLGMENDVSVHAVDKEINITLKEKVTFSPGEAETLKSSQPILDNIAQIIQRNPSFLVEIEGHTDNIPIKTLLFPSNWELSVARATSVLKYFISHHGISPSRLTIKGNADQKPVAMNDTSENRARNRRVEIRLKESVTQ